AAGAATCTTTTACTCTATGCAAGTAGTTTATGCTATTCATTACTAGTGCTCTTTTTGCTGTTTGGAACAGAGTTCTGGGAGCTTGAAGAAAGAGCTTCAGGAAATTATGCCTCGACTAGAAgatatgaaaaggaaaagaaatgagAGGAAGGGTCAATTTGCCGAGGTTCTGAAACAAATAAATAGCATCTCTACTGAGCTCGCAGGATCCACAAAAGAAAACCTTAATACAATTCTCATTGATGAGAATGATTTGTCAATGAAAAGATTGGATGATTTACGAAGTCAGTTACTAATGTTGCAGGAAGAGAAGGTGCCTTTTCTCCCAGTTAACTTGTTCATCTTGTTGTTCCGACTTAGATCAACAGTGATGGTGATTGAAACCCAATAGAAAAGTTAAAGAGATAATATGAAGATGTTCAAACTATTTTGTCACAACACTATActgtttacttttagtcccaagAAACTTGAAGATATGGAGGAAGGTTTCTTTCGTCAGAAGCAACATTAAGGAACACTAATGTTCAGTTTTAAATTTCAAGCATATTAGTTTCTTATCATCTGGAAGCTCTCTGCTTCCATTCTGTAGTTGACTCTGACTTCTGTTTCTAATTTAGTTTAATGAATTTACATCCAGGGTGAGCGCCTGAAGCAAGTGCTTGACCAATTGAATGTTCTGAAAGCTCTGTGCCTGGTGCTTGGGATGGACTTCAAATTAACAGTTTGTGGTGTTCATCCATCTTTGGATGACTCATGTTGCGCAAAAAGTATAAGTGTGGATACAATAGAGAGCTTATCTGCTACAATATTTAGGCTTAAAGATGTCAAGCTGCAGCGAATGCGAAGGGTACGCATTTTCCAAGTCAAGTCtattgcaatttatcctctgtTCTCTTATCTTTGCATTTTCAGCTTCAAGATCTTGCAATGACCATGGTAGAGCTATGGAATCTGATGGATGCACCAGTCGAGGAGCAACAAATGTTCCAAAATGTCACATGTACTATTGCTGCAGCTGAAAGTGAAATAACAGAGCCGAACTGTCTCTCTTTGGAGTTCATCAATAATGTACATTCTCAATATTTCCTCCAACTAAAGTATTAATTTGCTGCTAGTGGAGTAGTTTATCACTCCTTCTCCATCTTGTATTCTATTCCCCCAAGTGCCAATGTTGGAGTGTGCAACATCATCCTTGGCAGTAATATGCATGCAATGTATCTTGTCCTCAGGCTGAGACAGAAGTGATAAGGCTACAAGAAATGAAGATGAGTAAAATAAAGGAGGTCTTTTTGAAAAAGAGATTGGTTTTAGAGGAAATATGCCGAGAGGCACACATGGTTGTTGAAGGACAATTTGGAACAGATTTTTCATTGGAATCTATAGAGTCAGGTTTGGCTCcgtttgtctttctttttcttttctttttttttttttttttttttttttattttttttttttttttttttttttttttttttttttttttttttttttttttttttttttttttttttttgaaagtattttttttttttttctttttttctctttctttgtctATTAAGGCATAGAACGAGATTGTCATGTGACATGTTAGCTCATAAACGTCCTTTACAATAATTGAGATATCCCCCCATTTGAACGAAAAGGAAGCAGCAAAACTTGTAAATAGGGTCACTAGGTATGACCTTGTGAACCAATACGAATAGCAGGCAACAACTTGCAGTTTCTCCGCTCCTGCTTAATCTTATTTCAATCTTTCAGGAGCAATCAGTACATCCTTTCTACTAGAACAATTGGAGAATCAGATTTCCAAGGTTAAAGAGGAAGCTTTCAGTAGAAAGGAGATTCTTGAAAAGGTTCAGAAATGGTTGGCTGCTCGTGAAGAGGAATGCTGGCTGGAGGAGTACAACAGGGTTGGCCataatgtttgtttatatCACTGAATTTTACTTTCATTATCTACATCAGCACTTCCCCAGCCCCTACCGCACTATGCCTCTTTCCCCCTCTCTCACAGTTTATTTCTAAAGTAGGATGACAATCGTTATAATGCTGGGAGAGGCACACATCTATTGCTAAAGCGTGCTGAGAAAGCTCGTGTTATTGTCAACAAAATTCCAGGTACATGGCCTGCTTTCTAGCATGATAACAGAGACTGCAGCTGGAAAAGTTTTTTCTTGACTCTTATGAAGAGACAACAAATTTAAgttggttttattaatgaaagacCTGGTACAGCAGAGAATATTACCATTTCTCATAggaattaatcaaattaaaaatctgttaatttttttaccatCAACCGTTACCATGTTGTCTGGCTCTCATTTAATAGTACTTCTGATATAGATTCTAAGTTCCACCTACTTTCACATACTTAATCAAGTGTACTGAGAAGAAGCAAAAAGGATTTAGTGGCAactccttttttgtttttgaccCAAACACATTTTGTCTATCCAAAGTGCAAACAGAGTTCTAATCACAAACAAAACGGAAATTTTGGAGACCTGaacataattgtataatttgtgtttggaattttatcatattattcGTCTTgtgtttcttggaattttacTGAGCAGCATGTCCCTATTCATTCTGCAGTTATGTACTTggtgtaaatttatatttactaatacTTATTACTTCTTGGCACCAAAGCCATGGTGGAGGCACTaaaatcaaaagcaaaagcttgggagaaagaaagaaaagtagaGTTCTTATATGATGGTGTAAGCACTTTTCTTGAACTACTTATCGTCCTTTAAATTGAACTTCAGTCTGCTTTTCTTTGGATTAGCTATTTATTCTGCAACTTTTATTGTACTATATATGATGCTTCTGAATGAGTTCTGCTTTCAATTCTTGTTTGCCGCAATCAATTTTTCAATCTTATTTTTCCTGTCTAGGTTGGGCTTGTTTCCATGGTTGACCAGTACTTTGAGTTAAAACACTTGAAAGAACAAGAGCGTCAAAGGCAGAGGGTATGGATACCATTGGGTTGAATATCATTTGAATTCGTCTACACTTCagtgaaattaaatatttataagtttctGCTCGTACGTANNNNNNNNNNNNNNNNNNGCAGAGCAGAGCAAGAAGCAATATATGGGTCAAAACCCAGTCCATCCAAGAGTGGGAACAAGAATTTGAGACCATCAACTGGAGGTGTGGGTAATAAGAGGTTTTCGTTAGGAGGGGCAATGCTTCAAAACACACTTGCAGACAAAGCAGCTCTCTCTTCCCGTTCTCTTCTGAAGAATAACCCTGTGAAGCGGCAGAGTTCTCACAACCATAGCAACAAAGCTTTCATGCCCCATTCTTCTGGTAAAATTGGTTTGAGACTTTTCAgttcaaatatttgagaatTTGTTCTAATTGATCATGAGTTGCATCGTGGTGGATTCTAAAGCAACAAGTAAAGGTGCATGAATGATCCAATTTGAAATATGTCCTGATAAGACTCTACTCTTACATAAATGTTTATCAagttttgatgaaaattttccattatttattagttataatGGTGTTAATTTTTGGAACAGGCAAGAAAAACACGTCTGCTGGCCCTGTTAAACATCATTCCAGCAACGCATCAAACTCACAGCATGCAGAACTATTGCCACTGCGGAAGGCCCTCTCCCCCCTATCTTCGTTATCTTCCAATATCATTTCGTGCAATTTTCAGGACCAGAACACCAAAAGCGGCGACTTCCAGGATACGCACGTAGTATGTAAAACTCCAGCAACAACACCAACGAAGAACGTATCAACTCATGATGAGAACAGAACACCAAAGACAATGCCAATTCCAGTGCCCGCTACTCCTCCAACGGTTTCTGCTGCAATGCAAACGACCACGACCCCTTTTACACCTGCCATTCGTGTTGCTGGAGGAGTTGAGTATTCTTTCGAGGAGAAAAGAGCTGGTTTCGTCCTTCCTAGATCACATTCTAAAACATTGCAACTAGTTTGAAGGTTGAGCCATTGACATCTGTAAGGTTTTAGGTTCATAGGATCACTTTCTGCTTCTTGATTGACCATCTAAATCCCATTCCACACAGGCCATTGATCTATGGCTTCTACTACTTCCTATTCATGTATATAGGATAAACTTCGACACGTCATTGATGTGCTTGAATTGATACTTCTTTTGGCTGCTGGGAAATCAAGATTTAGCTAC
The nucleotide sequence above comes from Sesamum indicum cultivar Zhongzhi No. 13 linkage group LG11, S_indicum_v1.0, whole genome shotgun sequence. Encoded proteins:
- the LOC105173221 gene encoding 65-kDa microtubule-associated protein 3 (The sequence of the model RefSeq protein was modified relative to this genomic sequence to represent the inferred CDS: added 29 bases not found in genome assembly), translated to METTCGSLLSELQKIWDEVGEVDKERDKMLFELEQECLDAYRRKVDQANRCRAQLRQAVADAEAQLADICSALGERPSHIKKSSGSLKKELQEIMPRLEDMKRKRNERKGQFAEVLKQINSISTELAGSTKENLNTILIDENDLSMKRLDDLRSQLLMLQEEKGERLKQVLDQLNVLKALCLVLGMDFKLTVCGVHPSLDDSCCAKSISVDTIESLSATIFRLKDVKLQRMRRLQDLAMTMVELWNLMDAPVEEQQMFQNVTCTIAAAESEITEPNCLSLEFINNAETEVIRLQEMKMSKIKEVFLKKRLVLEEICREAHMVVEGQFGTDFSLESIESGAISTSFLLEQLENQISKVKEEAFSRKEILEKVQKWLAAREEECWLEEYNRVGHNDDNRYNAGRGTHLLLKRAEKARVIVNKIPAMVEALKSKAKAWEKERKVEFLYDGVGLVSMVDQYFELKHLKEQERQRQRDRKKLQGQLLAEQEAIYGSKPSPSKSGNKNLRPSTGGVGNKRFSLGGAMLQNTLADKAALSSRSLLKNNPVKRQSSHNHSNKAFMPHSSGKKNTSAGPVKHHSSNASNSQHAELLPLRKALSPLSSLSSNIISCNFQDQNTKSGDFQDTHVVCKTPATTPTKNVSTHDENRTPKTMPIPVPATPPTVSAAMQTTTTPFTPAIRVAGGVEYSFEEKRAGFVLPRSHSKTLQLV